Part of the Bryobacteraceae bacterium genome is shown below.
TCTCATACGTGTTCAGCGTCACCGCGAACACCTGGTGCACCCCCGACAGCTTGCTCTGCACAAACCACGAAGCTCCGGGGCCGATATGGCACTTCACGCATTCGACGCGCGAGTGCGGCGAGTTCTGGTATGCCGTGAATTCCGGCTTCATCACGACGTGACACGTCTGCCCGCAAAACTGGACGCTGTCCATGTGTTCCACGGCCCGGTAGGTGAGATTGGCGCCGATCGCCACGTTCACCACGGTCGCGCCCAGCACAAACGTCGCCAGGCGCCGGAAGTCCGGATTCTGCCAACTCAGCGACTTCACCCCGATCGCTTCCCGCAGGCGACCGGCCGGCCCCAGCTTCCGCCGAAGAACCGCGATCCCCAACGGAATCATGATCAGTCCGCCGAAGAAGAACATCGGCAGCACGAGGAACAGGAGAATGCCGATGTAGGCGCTTCCGGCATGGCCCCCTAGGTAGGTCGGCAGCAGGAACAACCACAGGATTCCCGCCGTCGTCACCAACAGGACGCCGATCCGGCTGATCCAGTTGTTGGAAAGCTGAATGAGCGGCGACAGGCGCTGCTGCCAGTCGCCGCTCTGGGAGGGGTTCACGGTATTTTCGGGCATTAGTTCGATATCACTGAGCGATAACCCTGGTCGACTCCATCCACAGTTGGTAGAAATACACGCCCACCAGCACGAGTCCGTAGGCCACCGTGACGATGGTCAGCGTCTTGCCCCAGCGGTCCATCCAGGCGATTCGCGATGCGTAGGCGTCCTGCTGACGGATGACGCCGGCATCGCCTTCGCGAAGATGGATCGTATCGTCTTCATGGGAGGCCGACATCATCCGGATGACGGCCAAAGCCAGCACCGCCACGGCCATGACAGCCCAGATGGCTACCAGCGGTATCAGATTCATCGCAGTCTCCTTTCGTCGCTTCGAGGCAGGTACTCTACTTCTTACAAGCCTTCACGTCCTTCTTCTCGCCGTAGCACTTGCCCACGTCGTTGAGGTCCTTCGACTTCGCCGAGACATGGCAGGTCACACAGCCCGTCTTTTCTTTCTTCGTGTACTCCGGCTTGGCGAAGCTTGTCTGCAGGTTGACCAGCAGACCCGCCGCGAGAAAAACCGCCGGAAGGATGAATCGGAAGAGTTTCATTGTGCCTCCAGTCACCGAATGTGCAATCCAGATGCCACCGAGAATACTAACAAAATCTTCGAGTTACGCGGACGATGGGCCATATCCCCCAGCCTAGCGCCCCCCTAGCCCCAGGCTGACCACGAACAGGTGCGCACGGAATCCCTCGGCGGCGAAGAACGGCTCGGTCAATCCATGCCATCTCCATTCCGCCTTCGCCGTCACACCCTTGTGAAGCGGCGCCAGCACCCGGCCCACCGGCTGATACAAACGCGTCGGCCTGCTTCCGGAGGAGACAAACGCCGCGCCGCCGGCCGCCAGGCCGAACCGCGCTCCGGTCCACTCGAGCAGACCGCTCAGCCCATGCGCGTTCTCCCGGTAGAAGCTCCGCTCCGGGCTCAACGCCTGCGGTGCCAGGTAGAAGATGTCGCTGCGCAGCGTGGATCGCGAGTAGGTCATCGATCCCACCACGCCCTTCAGCTTCTCCGGAGTCCACAATACCCCGAGCGACGCGGACCGGCTGAGGAAGTCGTAGCCGCCCAGCCGGGACGGGTTCTTGTTCTCGAGCGCCTGCACGTTGGCGTGCAGGGCCAGAGACGACGCCGGCTGAAACCGCACCTGCGACCGTAGCTTCTGGTAGTCGTTCAGGCTCGTCGTGTACCAGCTCCGAGCGCCGTCGCCGCGGGCGCCTTCGTAGTCGGCCTGGACCCGCAGCTTGTCCGTGGGGCGCGCCACCACGCCGAGGAGACCAGTGTGGCGGCGCAACTCGGCGGTGCTCGGGCCGCCCAGTTGCGGCGCGCGCGTGGCCGCGTCGCCCCACAGATACTGATGGCCGCCGCGCAGCGTCAGCCACCGCGCGACATCCACGAATCCGTCCAGTTGCTGCCTGCTCCAGTTCCACGTCAGCCGGTCGGCCAGGAATACGCTCATCGGCGCCGGCAGCGTCTCGGAGATCGCCGCTCCCCCGGCGTTGTGCAGCCGGTCGGTCATCCATGTCTCTACCAACCGCACGCGGCTCACCGGCCGCACCTCCACAGACGCGCTGGCCGACGTCCGCGGCTGCTTGGCTTCGACGAACGTCATCCCGCGCAGCGCATTGGCGAACACGAGCGCGTTGCGAGATACGAATCGCCCGGCGGCGTCGGCCGTGTATTCGGAATCGGTTCGCGGACGGCTGTAGAGGAACTGTCCCGTGAAGTCCACCCAGTGCGCCGGGCTCGCCGTGAACAACCCTTTCGAGTAAAGCGTGTTCCCCCGCACTCGATATCCCTGGTTCAGCTGATCGAGCCGCAAGGTCTCGCCGAGAAACGGCGTCGTCCGGTTGCCTTCATTCAGGCCCGAGTCTGTGAAAGCGTCGTTCTGGTGGAACTTCGTCCCCCCCTGCTCGAGCGTCAGGTGCCAGCGGGTTTGCTCCAGCCGTACGCCGCCACGGAACAGGTCCGTGCGGTCGGCCATCGTGCCCGCCACCGCATACTCGTTGATATCGGCGACGAAGTGGGTGATCCCGGCGCCCGTGCCCGAGTCGACCGACCAGGCGAAGAACGGAGTCACGGTCCGGCCCGGAAACAGCGTCAGTTCGAGGTCGTTGCCGCGCCGCCGCAGGTCAGAAGACTGGCCGTTCAACGCATAGCTCGGGAGCTGGTTGAAGTACGCCAGATTCCGGTAACGGACGTCGAGCCGGTAGACGCCGCTGCGCTCGGCGTAGAGCGACGACGTGTTGTACGGCTCGCCTCCCCAACTATCGGCACGCAGTTCCAGCCGGTCGAACATCTTGCCCTGCGCGGGCAGGACCAGGTTGAACCGGAACAGCTTCGGTCCGTCTCCCAGGTTCACCACGCTCCGGTACGCGGAGGTGCTGCCCCGGATGTCACCCACCGCCCGGTAACCGAATTCCACAGACCATTCCGGCTTCTCGGTCACCGGCTGTGGCGATTCGGCCGGAGCCTCCTCCGTTTTGGCTTCCTGTGCGGCCGCCTCTGGAGCCTTTTCCTCGGCTCTCTCCTGAGCGCGGCACGGCCACGCCGTCAGCAACAACGCAACTACGATCGGGATCGGTTTCATCGCAGCAGACTCCGGTTCACATGCGAACCATGGATCTTGGTGTGGCACGCGGTGCAGTTCCGGTACCTCTCGGACCGCAGGTCATGGAAGGCCGGCGGCGCCCCGCCCGGCGTCGTGCTCACTGCGCCCAACCCCGAGTGGCACTCCAGGCACAGGAAGCGCACTTGCGGCCGCGTCAGCATCCGCGGATTTGCCGATCCGTGCGGCTCGTGGCAGGCCGTGCATCCTTCCACCCGCATCGGCGCGTGTTCGAATGCGAACGGGCCCCGCTTGTCGCCGTGGCATCGCAGGCAGCCCGGTTCGTTGAAGTTGTTCCGCAGCGGCTGGTTCACCATCGTCCTGCCGTGCGGATTGTGGCAATCGAGGCACGACATCGCCCCCTGCGTCACTGGGTGCCGGTGCGGCCTGGTGAATTCGGCGGACTGCGAAGTATGGCATCCGTTGCACAACTGGTTCTGGGCGACCGCCGTCTTTGGCCGCGCCGGCTTCTTGTGAACGCTGTGACACGATACACACCCGGTCTGGCCGCGTGCATGCCCGCCCTGGATCCGTCCGACGTGGGTGGTCTGGTTGCGGTGGCAGGTGAGGCACGTCCGGTCGGCTTCGGCCGGCGGTAGCTTCGCGGGTTGACGGATGTCGGCGGGGTCCACGGATTCGGCGTGTTTGCCGCCGGGGCCGTGGCAGGATTCGCATGCCTGGCCCTCAAAGCCCCGGCGTTTGTCTGTTTCTACGATTTGGTGCGGGCTACGGCCGAAGTCCTTGTAGATGTCCTCGTGACAGGCGCTGCACATCTCCGAACCGGCGTATTGCGGTTCACTGGCGGCTGGTTCGGCGGCGGAGCCGGCAGCGGTTGCCGCCGGCTCCTGTGCCGTACCTTCCTGGGCCCACACCGCGACTGCCGCCAGCAGGACGAGGATGATCATGGTTGGCCTCCGGCCGTAGTTGCCCGTTTTCGCGCTAGCGCGCATGCGCGCGGTTGACGGCGAAGTCTGCGTTCGGCCCGTGGCAGACCGAGCAGCTCTCACCCACCGCGGTCGTGTTCGCCACCGCGTGCGACGCAGCGGCGGTGCCGGCATGGCACGCCCCGCAGGCGGCCGCCGTCGGCCCGGCGGTTGCCACCGGTCCGCGCGGATCGGTCACCGAGTCGAGTCCGGCCCGCAGCGGCAACTGCTCGGAGCCGTTTACGTGGCAACCTTCGCAATTCCGCAGGTCGCCCGGGTACTCAACGTGCGAGAAATCGATCGGGTTGGAGCCGAATCCATAGATGATGTACGGACGGCCCTGCTCCGCTCCGGAATGGATCCGGTGGATCATCGTGCGCATGTCGATGCTTTCGTTCGGTCCCTGCGCGGCCGGGCGCCGCGCCGCGTCGGTGGCCGACGGATTATGGCACATCACACAGGATTCGATTGTGTTCCGATTGTCGCCGTGCAGCGAGAGGCTTCCGTGGCAGGCGTTGCACTTCTCGAGCGAAACGACCGTTCGCCGCGGAGCAATCGCCGAGCCGTCCACCGAGAAATACAGGACCTTGCTCACACCCGCATCTCGCACGACCCGCTCTTTCTGCGTCCCGGCGAGAAGCGTCTGGTTGCGGTAGCCTTCGATCTCCACCGCGTACGTTCCTTTCGCGTCGGCGGGCAGTGCGTTCGCGAACGTCCACGAATATGTGCCGTCGGCGCTGCCCTGCGCCTGGCGCGCGTCCTCGGAAACAACGGTCTTGTAGTCCGTAGTCGGTCCGGCCAGGTTCAGTCCCAGCCGTGTCATCTCGGACGGGATGATCGGCTTGCCCTGTTTGTCGGTGACTTTGAAGACCAGCGTCGGCTTCTCGCCGGCCGAGCCGTTGGCTACCCGAACCAGCTCGAACATCGTGCCCGGCAGCGTCTTCGAGAACCGCTCGATCGTATGCGCGCCGCGAATCGATACGTCGAACTCGAGTTCGCCTTCCGGCGTGTGGCAGTTCGTGCACTGATTGTCGGTCACCTGCGGCAGGTTCGCGTGGTTTTCACCAGTGGCGAAATTTACGTTGTCATGGCAGGCGCCGCAAGCGGCCCGGTTCGGCTTCATCCAGGCATCGGCCTGGGCCGGCGTCGTTTCCGGCGTCGCGCCCTTTTCGTGGCAGGTTTCGCACTTCCTCACGTCTGGCGGAAAAACGACATGCGAGTAGTCGTGCACCGAGTCCCGGTTGCCGATGATCTGGTACTTGCCGCCCGCCTGCACACTCGGCAGCTCTTCGCCCATGTGGATCTTGTGAATCATCACCGGCATGTCCACCGTGTTCCCCGTGTCCGGATCGCTCGTCTGCGGCGAGTGGCACATCACGCACAATTCCATCTTCTGGCGCGACCCGCCATGCAGCGCCAGCGGATCATGGCACTTGTTGCACGTCGCCGTCTTGATGATGTCGCGCGTCTTGGTCACCGCGCCGCCGGCCGGCACGAAGTTGAAGACGTCGTCCGAGGTGTTGTTCGGCATATCGAACTCGGAGAGGTTTCGCGTCGAATAGACGCCGATCGAGTGCGTCGCCGCCCGATCGATCGTCGACGGAGCCTTCGTTCCGAACGTATACCGGTACTCGCCGTCGGCGACCTTGTCATACCGGCCGCCCGTGTCGGAAGACGCCTGCACCGCCCTCTGTCCATTGAGATTGCTCGTCGCCGTGCGAGTCGTGTAGGCGACATACTGCGTTCCACTCGCCGGAATCATCGCTGCGATGAAGCTCGTGGACACCGGTCCCGGCGTCACGATCCCATCCCGGTCCAGCGGTACCCCTCTCGGGTCGGTAATCGTGAACACCACCCGCATCGTTCCGTCCTGCTCAACGGTGGCGCTCTTGATCTTCGTTACCAGGCCCGGCCGGACGAAGTTCAACTGATTCTCATCCATGTAGTACGCCTTGTCCCGTTGCGTCCATAGGCTGCCCGGCGCGCTCATCAGCGCCGCCAAGCCACCCAACAATATAATTACAAACAACATACGAAGACGATTCATTGCGGACTCCCTTCCTTAGTCCCGGCCTGGGCGATTTCCCCCACTGGCTGGGTCATTCGCCCCACGGCAGATTCCTGCGTTTTTGCTTCGGGGCCCGATCTGTATTGCCGTTGAACCATTCAGCATCTCGCAGTCGGAACGACAGAATGCATATCGGTTGCCATTCACACACTCAGTACTGGACATGGGCTAGTCCGGATGATCGCGTGTGCATGATCCCGCAGCCGGCCTAGCGTTTCGTGCACTCGGCCCCGACCGATCACCACCAGATCCGCTCCGTGCGCCGCCGCCGCGGACGCCACCGCCTGCGCCGGACCGCCCTCGAGCATTTCCAGCCTGCCGCCTACTCCCGCCGCTGCCGCCAATTTCTCGTAGGCCGCCAGCGCCTTCGCCCGCTCCGGTTCCGAATCGGAACATGCGTGCACAACCCGGATTTCAGATTGGAACCGCCCTGCCACCGCCGCCGCCACCTGCAACGTTCTCTCCGATGCCGGGCCCAGATCAATCGCGCAGATCACGGTCCGGCACGCCAACGGCAGCTTTTCCTCGCTTTCGAGGTGCGCCTCGGTCCACACGGGACACTCGGCGTCGTGCAGCACGTGTGCCGTGACGCCGCCCAGCAGGAGCGTCCGGAATCGGTTCAGGCCCCGCGTCGGCATCATTATGAGGTCGATATGGTGCGTCCGGGCGTAGTCGACAATCGCCGGACCGGCCGCGCCCTCGGCGAGCCCGCGCTCCACGGGAACCGTTCCGAAGGTCTCGGCAAGAAAATGGTGCAGTTGCGACCGGGCGTGCTGGCGGTACCGCTCCACGTCCATCAGATTCATGAACGCATACCAGTCGGCGTAGGCGCCCGGGGGGAGATCCGTGGCGTGAAGCAGAGTGACGGTTGCGTCAAATCGCTCCGCCCACGCCGCCACAACGGGTGCTACCGCCCGGCAATGCGGCGTGAAGTCGACCGGGAACAGGATGCGACCGAATCGTGTAGTGGCCATCTGGAACCTCTCCCTGCACCCAAACCGCCACTGACGCCTCCCCGTATGGGCCTCGTCATGCTCCCGTACCAGTGAGGTATTTGACAATGAAGTTAGCAGTTGGACGTGAACCCGGCCGGATTCTGGTCGTTACCCAGGGTTGCACCGAATACGAACGGCTTGCTTCGCTGTTTTCGCAATCTTCCTGGAGTGCGGAGTGCGTTCGGAAAGCCTCCGATGCCCGCCAGCGGCTTGCCCAGCCCAATCCGCCCGGCGTGGTCCTTTGCGAGGCGCGGCTCCCCGACGGCGGTTGGCGCGATGTCCTCGCCGCCGCCGGCGTCGGCCCCGGCGCTCCGAGGGTGATCGTGATGGCGCGGCCCGCCAACGACGATCTGTGGCAGGAAGTGCTCGAAGGCGGCGCCTTCGACCTGGTTTCGCTCCCGGTCGACTCCCGCGAACTCTTCCGAGTCGTGTCGCTCGCCTGGAACCACTGGGCGGCTCATCGCGGCGAACTAAGGAACAAAGCCGCGGTGGCTTAGAGTCTTTCCCCGGCAAGGCAATCCGCTCCCTAGGCCGATCCCTCGATTGTCAACCGTACTCCGTGTCCGAGGCGTTGGCGCGGCCAGGGAGGTCAGCATGAATTTTGATTCTGTCGTCTACGCCGTCGAGCAGCGCGCTGGACGCTTCCACCTCATCGTCGTCGGGATCAACGCCGGCGCTGAATCCATCCTCTTCGAAAAGCCCGGTCTGAACTCCCTGTTCGCCGCCTTGCGCGAGGCCGAGCGCTGGTGCTCCGCCAATTCCCTCCGTACCGCCGACGCCTCAAACGCCGGCGAGCCCTGGCTGCAGCGCGTGCTGGAGGAACGAGGCAAGGAGCGGTCGCAACTTGCGGGAGACGCCGTCGTCCGCCCTCCGCGCGGGGTTCGCGTGGCTGCGGTCACGCCGAATTCGGTCACGCTCGAGTGGGAGACCACCGGCGATGTGCCGGGCACGCAGTACGACGTCGAGGTAGCCCTGTCGAGCATGCTCTTCCGCGGCAACCCGATGCCCCCCGCCACCCGGGACCTCCTCACGGTCGCCCACGTCACCGGCCAGTCCCGATATACGCACCGGTTCGACAAGGTCCCGTTCAACCGCACGCCGGTGTTGTGCCGCCTCTCGGCGCGCAGGCCGGGCGGGGAAGCGGTGCCTGGCGACGAGATCCTTCTCCAACTCGCCTGAACGCTATCCGGGGCCGGATTAAGGTGGCCCTAGCCGTGCTCCATCACTGCTTCGTATGAACGCAGGGAGCCTGATGAACCCCAACCCCGTGACGGTTCCGGTCACGGAGACCTTCGCCGGAGCCTTCGCGATCATGGCGGCGCAGCGCCAGCCGGCCCTCCCCGTCGTTGACGAGGCGGGTGTCTACAAGGGGATGTTCGATTTCGAGGACGTGTGGGAACTGCTTCTCCCCAAGGCCGCGGTGCTCGGCCTCGAATCGCTCACCAACCTCGCCTTCCTCAACAACGCATCTGAGAAGCTGCGCGAGAAGCTCGAGGAAGCCGGGCCTCGCCCTATCCGGCACTTCCTGGATGCCAAGGTTCAGCCCGTCCACCCCGATACGCCGGTAAAGGAAGTCATCCTCCAGTTCCATCGCTACAACACGAGTATTCCGGTGGTCGAACGCGGCGTTGGCCGCCTCGCCGGCCTCATCTCGCCGTGGGACCTGCTCGACGGGCTTCGCTGATCCGCCATGGAACCTCACACAGGCCAAGTGATCTTCGGGCTGAGCGCCGCCCTGGTCGCATCGGTCATCTTCGTCTCCGTATACGCGCTCGTCGTCTCGGAAAAGCTGAATCGCGCGATTCTCGCCCTCCTCGGCGCGGGCCTGATGATCCTGCTAGGCGTGGTCACGCAGGAAGCGGCTCTGCGCGGCATCGACTTCAACACCATCGGCCTCCTCCTCGGCATGATGGTGCTGGTCGGCATCACCGGCAAGTCGGGCGTCTTCCAGTACGTCGCCATCTGGTCGGCGAAGAAAGTGAACGCCTATCCGCTCGGCGTGCTCGTGATGTTGTCGGTGGTCACGGCCGTGTTTTCCGCGCTGCTCGACAACGTAACCACGGTGCTGCTTGTCGTCCCGGTGACCCTGCTGATCACCGAAGAGTTGAAGGTCCGGCCGTACCCGTATCTCGTGGCCGAAATCCTCTGCTCCAATATCGGCGGCACCGCCACCCTCATCGGAGACCCGCCGAACATCATGATCGGCTCGGCCACCGGCCTCACCTTCAACGATTTTCTGCTCAACACCGGTCCTCCGGTTGTCCTCGTCCTGGCCGCCACGCTCGGTCCGCTGTGCTGGCTCTGGCGGAAGGATCTGGTCGCCGACGAGTCTGCTCGCCGGCGCGTCCTCGAGTTCCGCGAAAGCGAAGCCATTCGGGACCCACGGCTTCTCAAGCAGGCCCTCGCCGTCCTGGCCGGCGTGATCGCCGGCTTCGTCGCCGCCCACTCGCTGCACCTCGAGCCGGCGACCATCGCGATCTTCGGAGCCGCCACGCTACTGCTGCTCGACAACTACCACCGCCCGGCCGAAGAGCAATCGGAGAACGTCCACCACGCGTTCGCCGAGGCCGAGTGGGTGACGCTATTGTTCTTCGTCGGCCTGTTCGTTCTGGTGCATGGGCTCGAATCCGCCGGGGTGATCAAATGGATGGCGGCGGAACTGCTCGCGGCAACGGGAGGCGACTTCAACCTCGCCGCCATCGCCATTCTCTGGGGGTCGGCGCTCCTTTCGGCCTTCATCGACAACATCCCGTTCGTCGCCACCATGATTCCCCTGATCAAGTCCACGGCGCCGGCTTTCGGCGGCGAGGACGCGCTCAAGCCTCTGTGGTGGGCGCTCTCGCTCGGAGCCTGCCTCGGCGGCAATGGGACGCTCATCGGCGCGTCCGCGAATCTGGTCGTCGCCGGCATGGCCGAGCGCGCCGGCCAGCCTATCCGCTTCCTGCCGTTCCTGAAGTCGAGCTTCCTCCTGATGCTGGTCTCGATCGTAATCGCGCACGTCTACCTGTGGTTGAGGTACCTGTGAGCGCCGCGCGCGACAAAGGCGCTTGATCCGTGGCCGGTTCGCTGATATTGGCTAACGACGGCCGCCGATTCCGCTCGCGCCGAGGCCGGGTCGTGCGACGATGGCGCTGAAAGCGCCAGTGGCGTGACGCCGCCCTGCCGCGTCGATGATCAGCACGTCCACGCCTTCCGCATCCGCCAGCGCCAGCCCCTTCTCCGCGCCCAGCACGAAAATGGCGGTCGCCAGCACGTCGGCCTGTTCGGAAGACGCCGCCTTTACGCTCACCGAGATCGACTCCCGCGCCGGCCACCCTGTCCGCGGGTCGATAATGTGGTGGTAACGGACTCCGCCCACCATCCGAAAGCGCTCGTAGTCGCCCGATGTCGATACCGCCGCGCCGGAAACGTCGATCACTCCGAGCAGCCTCCCTCGCTCACCACGCGGATCCTGAATGCCCACCCGCCACG
Proteins encoded:
- a CDS encoding OmcA/MtrC family decaheme c-type cytochrome, which encodes MNRLRMLFVIILLGGLAALMSAPGSLWTQRDKAYYMDENQLNFVRPGLVTKIKSATVEQDGTMRVVFTITDPRGVPLDRDGIVTPGPVSTSFIAAMIPASGTQYVAYTTRTATSNLNGQRAVQASSDTGGRYDKVADGEYRYTFGTKAPSTIDRAATHSIGVYSTRNLSEFDMPNNTSDDVFNFVPAGGAVTKTRDIIKTATCNKCHDPLALHGGSRQKMELCVMCHSPQTSDPDTGNTVDMPVMIHKIHMGEELPSVQAGGKYQIIGNRDSVHDYSHVVFPPDVRKCETCHEKGATPETTPAQADAWMKPNRAACGACHDNVNFATGENHANLPQVTDNQCTNCHTPEGELEFDVSIRGAHTIERFSKTLPGTMFELVRVANGSAGEKPTLVFKVTDKQGKPIIPSEMTRLGLNLAGPTTDYKTVVSEDARQAQGSADGTYSWTFANALPADAKGTYAVEIEGYRNQTLLAGTQKERVVRDAGVSKVLYFSVDGSAIAPRRTVVSLEKCNACHGSLSLHGDNRNTIESCVMCHNPSATDAARRPAAQGPNESIDMRTMIHRIHSGAEQGRPYIIYGFGSNPIDFSHVEYPGDLRNCEGCHVNGSEQLPLRAGLDSVTDPRGPVATAGPTAAACGACHAGTAAASHAVANTTAVGESCSVCHGPNADFAVNRAHAR
- a CDS encoding CBS domain-containing protein, translated to MNPNPVTVPVTETFAGAFAIMAAQRQPALPVVDEAGVYKGMFDFEDVWELLLPKAAVLGLESLTNLAFLNNASEKLREKLEEAGPRPIRHFLDAKVQPVHPDTPVKEVILQFHRYNTSIPVVERGVGRLAGLISPWDLLDGLR
- a CDS encoding DmsE family decaheme c-type cytochrome — protein: MIILVLLAAVAVWAQEGTAQEPAATAAGSAAEPAASEPQYAGSEMCSACHEDIYKDFGRSPHQIVETDKRRGFEGQACESCHGPGGKHAESVDPADIRQPAKLPPAEADRTCLTCHRNQTTHVGRIQGGHARGQTGCVSCHSVHKKPARPKTAVAQNQLCNGCHTSQSAEFTRPHRHPVTQGAMSCLDCHNPHGRTMVNQPLRNNFNEPGCLRCHGDKRGPFAFEHAPMRVEGCTACHEPHGSANPRMLTRPQVRFLCLECHSGLGAVSTTPGGAPPAFHDLRSERYRNCTACHTKIHGSHVNRSLLR
- a CDS encoding ArsB/NhaD family transporter; translated protein: MEPHTGQVIFGLSAALVASVIFVSVYALVVSEKLNRAILALLGAGLMILLGVVTQEAALRGIDFNTIGLLLGMMVLVGITGKSGVFQYVAIWSAKKVNAYPLGVLVMLSVVTAVFSALLDNVTTVLLVVPVTLLITEELKVRPYPYLVAEILCSNIGGTATLIGDPPNIMIGSATGLTFNDFLLNTGPPVVLVLAATLGPLCWLWRKDLVADESARRRVLEFRESEAIRDPRLLKQALAVLAGVIAGFVAAHSLHLEPATIAIFGAATLLLLDNYHRPAEEQSENVHHAFAEAEWVTLLFFVGLFVLVHGLESAGVIKWMAAELLAATGGDFNLAAIAILWGSALLSAFIDNIPFVATMIPLIKSTAPAFGGEDALKPLWWALSLGACLGGNGTLIGASANLVVAGMAERAGQPIRFLPFLKSSFLLMLVSIVIAHVYLWLRYL
- a CDS encoding universal stress protein is translated as MATTRFGRILFPVDFTPHCRAVAPVVAAWAERFDATVTLLHATDLPPGAYADWYAFMNLMDVERYRQHARSQLHHFLAETFGTVPVERGLAEGAAGPAIVDYARTHHIDLIMMPTRGLNRFRTLLLGGVTAHVLHDAECPVWTEAHLESEEKLPLACRTVICAIDLGPASERTLQVAAAVAGRFQSEIRVVHACSDSEPERAKALAAYEKLAAAAGVGGRLEMLEGGPAQAVASAAAAHGADLVVIGRGRVHETLGRLRDHAHAIIRTSPCPVLSV